From Ananas comosus cultivar F153 linkage group 2, ASM154086v1, whole genome shotgun sequence:
TGGAGATGATCAGAAAAAGATTCAATATACTTGCATTTGACATGACTACTCAATTTCTTACACAACAATTGAAGCGTAGTATGGTTAGCAGCGTGAGGCAGAAACTGTTCCCGGTTACTCAGCCGTACAGGAAAGCAGCGCGCAAATTGAACCACATGCTTTTCTGCACCCAGCATCTGCAAGAGCTCATCCTTGCTGACAACCTTTGCAGTCTTACTTTTTTCCATCACTAAAATGCCTTCGGTAAGATTTTCATCTCCTGCCAATTCTGAGACTTCACAGTTACTGATACTAGCATTGGATATGCAATGCTTGTCTTGGGTACTATGTAAGTTGGCATTACAGCAACTTGTGATGACCATCTTACTGGCATCTATTTTCGTTCCTGAGACTTCACAATTATTCGTACTAAAATTCGATATGCAAGGTTTGTCCTGGATGCTATTCAAGTTGACATTGTGGCAACTCCTCATGAACTGCCCAGTGGCATCAACTTTCACATTTTGACTAGTAGGAATAAGCACGGTCTCATTGTTTGCTGGATAATAGCAGGGAATTCCCAGCTCAGATTGAATTCTTTCTGTTAAAGAGGCCATTTTAGGCTTCTCTCCGTGCACGAGGATAACATGTTGAGGGAAAAGAAAGTCGATTAGATCCATTATCCCTTTGGCATCTGTGTGAGGACTGAAAGATAGCTGATGAATCTGGTGCTAGCAGAAAGTTCAAATGAGAACATGAAAGATATGTATTCTTGCATCAGAGgttcaaacaaaaataagaatACTAACAATAGATGGCCCATCTCTAAGAAATAGCTAAAAACATGCAAAAAACGGCTCAAAACTAATTCTACTTTCTTTCCAAAAGGCAATGAACAAATAAGATAGTTCTTCCACAACGCTCAATAGAGTACCTTGCTCGTCATATGCAAACtgtgcaaaaaataaaataaataaatttaaataaaataatattaaaaaaattctaggAAGGATAAATGccagaaaagaatgtaatatgaTGTGCATTGTAagtttaaatgttaaattttgcTAGAATGTTGTTCGTGCAGCTATAAGATCggataatttatattatttagagGAAACTTTAGGGAATCTTTTGACATTGGGTGCATGCCATTGTGTATTATGGCCTTAGTTAGAATAGGCtgcatatataataattagcaTTATAAGTTCAAGCAAGTCAGAAGAAGCAacttattttatgtaataattctattttccctttttattattacttctAAACCAAATCAACTTTCATCACATTAGAGTATGAGGTTGGGGAAAGACCTGACATCTAACATCAATATGGGTGTCCGCATCCAAATCAATTCTGGTAGGTTTACCTGACATCAATTTATGCCCTATGGTTCCAGCAACGCAGTATCTGCATAGAGACGAGAGAGAAATAAACTATAAACAATTATAGCCATATGACAATCCTTTccagcaaaagaaaagaaaaatgttataTGACAAAAATCTGAAACATAATTTGAGAAGGTTACCCAGGAAGTGTAATTAGGTTCTTTTCAGATGGAGCCCAGTGTTTGAAGACTTCAAGAGAAAATCCGCCACTGATCATACCAGGAGTAGCGAAAAGAACACATGGTCCAGGTGCATTTATAAGTGAGCGCTCAAAAGAGCACACtgtaatgtcaaaaaaattaaggtGATGTTAAGTTTGAGAAAAGTAGCATAGTTCCACAACAAGCAATGTTCATTACAAAGTAATTCAGTTATCAACAAAGTACCATGCTTGAAATCAAATGGGTTGTGTTTTGTGTAATTGTCTTTGATCTTTTGACTGGTCCATCCAATAAGCATCTTGTAGTACATATTAGCTTGAATGGTCAATCCTGAAAAATGGCACACGTAATTAGTATCACAAATATGGAGGATGTAACTAAATGGTACAAATTGCTAACAAGACATATATTAAACATACAGTATCATATCACTTTTGAGTTACTAAAAATTTGTATAATATGAATGGCCTACAAACTTCAAGAATCTGACAATGTTCCCTTCAACTACTTTGTGTTAAATACAATTTATCTCTGGAAGAAACCAGCTTCTTCTGAAACTTATAACATATAATCTGGTGTGTAGCAGCAAAACAACACATACAACCCTATTGCACCAGCAATGGATTAATGGCGCTTGGCTCTGGTGCTTTTTCCGTTGTGTAAAAGTTAGcagattttaaactttaaaaatttcctTGGGATGAATCCTAAAGGGACACAATGAATTTCCATCAAAATAAGCTTAAGAAACAATAATGGAGAGCATCTGTACCACAATGCCATCCACATGAATCACCTGTTTCACTAGCAAGCAAGTTTGTTCCAACATAACATATTTTCGCTATTCTCACCATCTTGCAAATTCCCAGTATAGAGTTTGCATAAAGCCAAAAGGTGTATGTAATCGACATCAATTCTAGCTCCTCGCTTTAGTATAAGTTAATTTATTTTGCAGGTAAGTCCTCCAACTTACACCAACAACAGAGACTGATGAACCAGTTAACTTAAGCAAACCAAAGGATCTCCATCCAATCCAAATAGGCAATGTTTCCACATGACCCAAAGGGACTCTCATTCTTGGACTTCAGATTTCTTCTCTTCAAGTTCAATCAGCTTGAATTTATTAATTCCCTTGTGAACTACTTACTACTATACATTCACCATGTACAAGGATCTTAGTTCATACAAAGATTTCCCCTAAATGATATGAACTGCTATTACTTCTGACATGTCAAAAGAATAACAAATAAGCCTAAAAGTAGCTCAGAGAAGTCATAACATGAGGCACAATAGAAGAAAATAGCATTTCTTCATCAATCTACACGGTAATTTCTGAGCCAAGGCTGTGGCATGCACCACATATAGTCCAGCATCCCATAGGAAGCTGCAGGCAAGTATTCAGCAGCTTGCTTATCTCTTGGCTAACATGATTATCACATGCTAATAGAATGACTTGTCTAAATGCGATTGCTTTAGGCTCCAAAAGCTTATAGTTTAGGGTGGGAAAAGGCCCAAAAATTATTCTGTCTAGAAAGATTTATTGCATAAAATCAGACCTGCTTAAAAGATTTATCCTGGATAGAAGTCATATTCCCATGCTTATTTCCTCCAAACGACCTTTTTAATGGTAGGGAAAAGAATGACCAACAAACAACAAATCAGCTTTAAATGCAGGAAGCATGCAAAAACAAGCGGGCCTGGAAAATTATGTATTTCTTTCAAGGGATGACCTGGCACATCTTCACGTTAAGTTGATTAAATGATTGTAACAAATTCAGATGTTAGTTTAAGCGTTTATAATGTGGTCACATGTTAGCTGAAGTATATATCACGTGGTCACAATgtttgaaagaaaacataaaagttTCCTAACATATCCAGCTTTAGGAGATCAGAAACATGATTGTCATTCACCAAGAAACAAGTCAAAAAGGTAGCGTGAAAAATCATACCGGCAGAAAAGTAGATAGGAACATTCAAGTTCATTCTTTCCCAATAGTCATCCAACAATATGCAAAGCTCCTAATGCAcatgcaaaaaaattattatagaaatctaaaaaaaatcttaagaaAACAATGAAAAGACATAGTGAAAATTACCTGGGCTCTCCCCAAGGCAAATGTTGGGATAAGAACTTTACCTCCTCCGGCAACACACTTATGAACCTAAAAACAGGCTTCCAATTTCAAATCAGCAAAACAAAAGTGAAACTGCATAACTAGAATTCCAAGAACAGTGTTATATGAATATTAGCACAATTGATGCACATCCTACTGAACTATATGCACAATGGTTCGCTCAAAGATTTTACAGAAACACAGGCCATATTAATTTATGTAAGATTCTGCTTAGGTCGACTGATGTATCATCTTTCACAATTGCTGAATTATGAGCCATTCTTTTTGGGCCTTTAGATTTCTGTGATATCTGTAttgctaataatatatataagaaaaattgataataaagaACAGCTACAGGAAAATGAAGAATTATGGCTcatacaagagatcaaaccaacTAGGCAGCTATTTCAGCAACAACTGATTAGTCAGGATCTCTGTGACTGCTTAGAGCGGAATGCTCCTCTGTAAATGGGACAAATTGAAGCTGACTAATGGTAGCACTTCTATCAAATAACAAATTTGCATGCCCACACAATATTGTTATAGCAAGGACGAGAAAAAGAATAATCAGATAAAGAGCAAAAATGTGTATGATGAAAAGGTCAGCATACAGCTTTCAGGAACTCCCTCTCTCTAGCATATTTTGAATCCCTAATAGTTGTCGCATATGTAGAcctagaagaaagaaaaaaataaagaaaattaaccTTAGCAAGTCATGCAGAAGGAGAAAAGCTGTGAGAATACATAGGCGAGAATAGTATAATCAAGAAGGCATTATCATAATTAAGTgtgcaaaaaataaatcaaaggtATAGCAAAATCAAGATCATCGAATTATGGGAAGGATTAGTGCAAGCCTCAATTACTATAATCAATAAGTCTAAGACTCTTACAATCTTAGTTAATCATGTCTCATAATGCAGTGTAAGAGCAAATCAGTCTTATCAGGCAAATGAGTAAGAGCAGCAGAGAAATGATGACAAAACATTTAAGTAATAGTATATGTATCTGACATCATTAGTAAGACCGGTTAATTTGAACTCCTAAATTGACTATTAAGCTGAAATATCAGCATATTCACAACACTAGTTTAACAAATTCAACAGATATAAAACATTTAGGATTCAGCATACTCTGTTATCAAAAGATCCAACCGCAGTCGATCAATTTGAGCTGCTCCAAGATGCCTATCCGGTGTCATATTATAATCACCAGTGTAGACCATGGTGCTACCTCCGACTTTTGCATAAATCATTGCAGCTCCTAAAaccttgaattaaaaataatcagtaaaaaactaaaaattggagaaagaaacagaaaagaaaattaattcaaGCAAAAAATACGTGAATGCTTGAGAATGATAGCAATAGCAGAGTAACTAAAAGACAACCAACTTATCAAGGTTGTACGATTAAATATATACAGAAAAACAAAATTG
This genomic window contains:
- the LOC109706608 gene encoding cleavage and polyadenylation specificity factor subunit 3-II; amino-acid sequence: MAIECLVLGAGQEVGKSCVVVSIGGKKIMFDCGMHMGYLDSRRYPDFSLISETGDFDSSLTCVVITHFHLDHVGALPYFTEVCGYHGPIYMTYPTKALAPIMLEDYRKVMVERRGEEEQFSYDHIMECMRKVIPLDLKQTVQVDKDLQIRAYYAGHVLGAAMIYAKVGGSTMVYTGDYNMTPDRHLGAAQIDRLRLDLLITESTYATTIRDSKYAREREFLKAVHKCVAGGGKVLIPTFALGRAQELCILLDDYWERMNLNVPIYFSAGLTIQANMYYKMLIGWTSQKIKDNYTKHNPFDFKHVCSFERSLINAPGPCVLFATPGMISGGFSLEVFKHWAPSEKNLITLPGYCVAGTIGHKLMSGKPTRIDLDADTHIDVRCQIHQLSFSPHTDAKGIMDLIDFLFPQHVILVHGEKPKMASLTERIQSELGIPCYYPANNETVLIPTSQNVKVDATGQFMRSCHNVNLNSIQDKPCISNFSTNNCEVSGTKIDASKMVITSCCNANLHSTQDKHCISNASISNCEVSELAGDENLTEGILVMEKSKTAKVVSKDELLQMLGAEKHVVQFARCFPVRLSNREQFLPHAANHTTLQLLCKKLSSHVKCKYIESFSDHLQLDSLRIRICSNEDCPFRTNQNKYCSSSVIYFCCSWSMHDENLASKCLEIVNNLDSTIQDSNLAQEEAPNEHLQ